The Lasioglossum baleicum chromosome 12, iyLasBale1, whole genome shotgun sequence genome includes a region encoding these proteins:
- the Zfh2 gene encoding Zn finger homeodomain 2 isoform X5 — protein sequence MPSSEPHPPQYHLQHHNIPPSHLQQQTSNAIGQHQLYQQLVAAHHQQQQQHQHQQQRGQQQHGGPYQNSPYTQQKQEMSPEEEGGRGGGSPPAAGAALHQPHHPRTASPPSGTEPCTRDAIPTPTPIADTTTTTTTTTMTMQSQGQQQQEQQGPSPSPSPTGGDVEKFDGKIVYNPDGSAYIIEGESELSEDDSLPDGCIVDGRGVSVPHSLVFPQIASAYYVSRLYAHQAYQQQQQQQQQRSAVQQHNPDLPVMHSYRVISYRSAEGSKQPPPPPTAPPPPAASVPVKPILMCFICKLSFGYAKSFVAHAQGEHQLTLMEDERQVLSHSTASAIIQAVGRGKQPLVSFLEPVTNSTCPQSSPAQMQSQQQQQRAESNEHETPTATSTPASTPGVPSSPQQQQQQQQQRPSPSTPTTPTSHSNHPLSYNHQQPQQHQWTGAQVSAASWAKAPDAMHYTSPPPPTSSTKGSPSSYAALTQQPPNFLTGTTIGVCPEHMQGRPSGVECPKCELILASSRLAGPGGPLAGIHSRNSCKTLKCPKCNWHYKYQETLEIHMKEKHPESETSCIYCIAGQPHPRLARGETYTCGYKPYRCEVCNYSTTTKGNLSIHMQSDKHLNNMQELQQGGGGSSGASNPSSSQDAPMPTRSPHHQQNHSPHIAGQAGNQSKPKPTFRCDVCNYETNVARNLRIHMTSEKHTHNMLVLQQNVKHMQTLSALQSHHQQAQHHHQQAQQQHQQQLEQLLHLGGLDKPQHAEAALADMAYNQALLIQMMTGGQLPPQLPPEIMGGMASMGAMGNLGGDVGLSPDSMDPPPEPADPDPSHLYQCCVCNNFATDSLEALTHHLAVDRTRTREGEILALVAGHFVCKLCSYKTNLKANFQLHCKTDKHLQRLQHVNHVKEGGPRNEWKLKYLASPTSAAQLRCHACDYYTNSAHKLALHAASPRHEAAALLLRHLLEASANVPTQGKLYHCALCGFSARHRLPLLQHVRSLRHLQMEQLHQLHRRSGIQGNETPHTDIGDVFQVVGDPDAPPAQQSSPTTPTTPNATSVNSERREDGSDCGNEVKQEPDNDQETEQEPDNDHEDVSCPYCTYQPTSREELRQHLQVAHVQDSDEKTDTVKEEPPPDLLCPLCQDGFRERSALEKHVMQIHSVNADGLQRLLLLVDQSHWLNNNPRNTSTPAVTTPTSPTTTTKPPQEDDINERSGNDEIEEITRCTICGRICRSLEELQQHHRETHPATTPTLAVSEKHVYKYRCGQCSLAFKTLEKLQQHSQYHAIRDATKCALCGRSFRSVQALQRHLESTHADLHEEELAQYKQSLLHAHPLLQALTEESFRRQGNLSGEQSVEDDTSKAEEEESDASDSSPLHKEQRLLEDYLNSQPVAEDSYHDPGRKFKCHRCKLAFTRQSYLTGHNKTLLHRKGEKMSYPMEKYLDPNRPYKCDVCKESFTQKNILLVHYNSVSHLHKLKRAMQEQGNNNTLISVVPPASPTESPDSQQDQDKKPYKCNICKVAYSQGSTLDIHMRSVLHQTRASKLPDLAASGQLDLARPLIEQPPPSSPNSPPVSMNTTSTGMLSCPRCSALFVNQEQLATHQQLYCIFSNPLALFQQLAASQQLVPSTPAKTPPPTSTTPGPQQHMQQSVQHASQATQDILSQPRHKTSQMYKHLLESFGFDLVMQFNENHQRRQRKEEEAAAALQAQQEQQKQEQQKQALAAQAAREKEEEAEEPADDDVIPELTRSTCQHCNKEFSSVWVLKAHCEEVHRDLVPREFLEKYAQQFKCEYEKKSVVVTVATSSSTSSAPRSSTPATGQPQDLSADKEQREKEKEEIAENKERISKTPEATSTTPATTPALSNTPVSSTDSTTATVLPTNQTIHSQQQQQQQQQQQQQQQQQQQQQQQQQQHAQLTLAQQMSEMQAALNAMAASQLQQQLQQYPGLMMGMMGLPLGLNVPALAAMNLQPPLVPMMLPPPPYDGAATAYPPINAQADLLAKQHLALQQQQAAAASAAASQKRARTRITDEQLKILRAHFDINNSPGEEQILDMAAQSGLPPKVIKHWFRNTLFKERQRNKDSPYNFNNPPSTTLNLEEYEKTGEAKVTPLNSSVSGSSSSDDKSPNKQASPPPSTAIVNTSQTSEIKQEIQEQPQCHVQQQSQHQEEQQHHSPGSSGGQQSRPHSPALSMSSVFPMHHDVSSHSSTTTSAPSTPMLPPKLGPQSFASPNPGPGGVVPGSMTGLALTPQRSLSPGRGPTDYSFSGGSNGNSSSGNSSGKRANRTRFTDYQIKVLQEFFENNAYPKDDDLEYLSKLLGLSPRVIVVWFQNARQKARKVYENQPAAEPVTPGNREGDDGSGRFQRTPGLNYQCKKCLLVFQRYYELIRHQKTHCFKEEDAKRSAQAQAAAAQVAAVLSSEDSNSSSTTTTTNVTSNNPSAAPALTEQLQQPLNTTTSPHHQQQTMSQSHQQPQQQIQQTQSQSQSQSQSQSQSQAESKEGSFQCDKCNLMFGRFELWREHQLVHIMNPSLFPPAYPPDSPFGILQQQALNATTGVATETPHPLIAMMQDRKRKYEDFDDGTGGESRSNSEHSEQPKDKRLRTTILPEQLDYLYQKYQVESNPSRKMLETIAREVGLKKRVVQVWFQNTRARERKGQFRAHSQVINKRCPFCPALFKVKSALESHLSSKHADQVARGEVNIDNIPDEELSMESAPSNPSTPNMMPPLFPPFNTDMEASLKKYYEESMKRYISELQAHASNGKQEASNHQSSGNNSGESPLDLSKPVDLSRPMKLSLGGLSNLLDEQHGMHFRGGSDCGPLTDLSERSICDDDSMSETTEFLDDESGPASPASSTQSSRQGSASVGTGSAAVPAVTGAGSGTGQSSGKRYRTQMSATQVKVMKSLFSDYKTPTMAECEMLGREIGLPKRVVQVGGQLGSNANSVDIARGKLMVRQSIATKSFDPDRCAPMSP from the exons ATGCCCTCCAGTGAGCCTCATCCCCCCCAGTACCACCTTCAGCACCACAACATTCCTCCCTCGCATCTTCAGCAGCAGACGTCGAACGCGATCGGGCAGCATCAGCTTTATCAGCAGCTGGTGGCGGCCCATcatcagcagcagcaacaacaccaACACCAGCAGCAGCGTGGTCAACAGCAACACGGCGGGCCTTATCAAAATTCACCGTACACGCAGCAAAAGCAGGAGATGAGCCCGGAGGAGGAGGGGGGTCGAGGGGGCGGGTCCCCCCCGGCAGCGGGGGCTGCGCTGCACCAGCCCCACCACCCCCGCACGGCCAGTCCACCCTCCGGCACAGAACCCTGCACCCGCGATGCCATACCAACGCCTACACCGATCGCGGACACTACCACAACCACTACCACGACTACTATGACCATGCAATCGCAAGGGCAGCAACAGCAAGAGCAGCAAGGTCCCAGCCCGAGCCCAAGTCCAACGGGCGGTGACGTTGAGAAATTCGATGGGAAGATTGTCTACAACCCGGACGGTTCGGCGTACATAATCGAGGGCGAGAGCGAACTGAGCGAAGATGACTCCCTACCGGATGGTTGCATCGTAGACGGTCGCGGTGTCTCTGTTCCTCATTCTTTAGTATTTCCTCAAATCGCGAGCGCGTACTACGTGTCAAGACTGTATGCTCATCAGGCCTaccaacagcagcaacaacagcaacagcaacgttCGGCGGTCCAGCAGCACAATCCCGATCTTCCTGTAATGCACAGCTATCGGGTAATTAGCTACAGAAGCGCGGAGGGTAGCAAACAACCGCCTCCGCCCCCGACAGCGCCTCCACCGCCTGCCGCATCAGTACCCGTGAAACCTATTTTAATGTGTTTCATATGCAAATTGAGCTTCGGGTATGCGAAGAGCTTCGTGGCGCACGCCCAGGGTGAACATCAGCTCACCCTGATGGAAGACGAGAGGCAAGTGCTTTCTCATTCGACGGCGTCGGCGATCATCCAGGCCGTGGGTAGAGGAAAACAGCCGCTCGTCAGCTTTCTCGAGCCCGTGACAAATTCCACGTGCCCGCAATCGTCGCCCGCGCAGATGCAGAgccaacagcaacagcagcgcGCCGAATCGAACGAGCACGAAACACCGACGGCGACTAGCACGCCGGCCAGCACGCCCGGAGTCCCTAGCAGTCCtcaacaacagcaacagcagcagcaacagagGCCATCGCCGAGCACACCCACCACACCCACGTCTCATTCGAATCATCCTCTATCGTACAATCATCAACAGCCACAGCAACATCAATGGACCGGGGCGCAGGTGAGCGCTGCCTCCTGGGCCAAAGCACCGGACGCCATGCATTATACTTCACCACCGCCACCGACTTCATCGACCAAAGGCTCGCCGTCTTCTTACGCTGCACTGACACAGCAGCCACCGAATTTCCTAACGGGCACCACCATCGGCGTGTGTCCCGAACACATGCAGGGCAGACCGAGCGGCGTCGAGTGCCCAAAATGCGAACTTATCCTCGCCAGTAGCCGATTAGCGGGTCCGGGTGGACCGTTGGCAGGCATTCACAGTCGAAACTCGTGTAAAACGTTGAAGTGTCCGAAATGTAATTGGCATTACAAGTACCAGGAGACCTTGGAGATACACATGAAGGAGAAGCATCCGGAGAGCGAGACTTCCTGCATCTATTGCATCGCTGGCCAGCCTCATCCTAGGTTAGCGCGGGGCGAGACTTACACTTGCGGGTACAAGCCGTATAGGTGCGAGGTGTGTAATTATTCGACCACGACGAAGGGTAATCTCAGCATTCATATGCAGAGCGACAAGCATTTGAATAACATGCAAGAGCTGCAGCAGGGCGGAGGCGGCAGTTCGGGCGCCAGCAATCCATCCTCCTCGCAAGACGCGCCGATGCCTACGAGAAGTCCGCACCATCAACAGAACCATAGTCCGCACATCGCTGGTCAAGCCGGAAACCAAAGTAAACCGAAGCCGACGTTTCGCTGCGACGTCTGCAACTACGAGACCAACGTTGCGCGCAACCTGAGGATACACATGACCAGCGAGAAGCATACGCACAACATGCTGGTCCTGCAACAGAACGTGAAACACATGCAGACCCTGTCCGCGTTACAGTCGCATCACCAGCAAGCACAGCATCATCATCAACAAGCGCAACAGCAACACCAACAGCAACTCGAGCAGTTGCTCCACCTGGGCGGCTTGGACAAACCCCAACATGCTGAAGCGGCTCTGGCAGACATGGCTTACAATCAGGCCCTATTGATTCAAATGATGACCGGTGGTCAGCTGCCACCACAGCTCCCACCGGAAATTATGGGAGGCATGGCGAGTATGGGCGCGATGGGAAATCTTGGTGGGGACGTTGGACTTTCACCAGACAGTATGGATCCTCCTCCGGAACCGGCTGATCCCGACCCGTCCCATCTCTATCAATGCTGCGTCTGTAACAATTTCGCGACCGACTCGCTCGAGGCCCTGACCCACCATCTGGCTGTGGACAGAACGCGGACACGCGAAGGCGAGATCCTAGCCCTGGTAGCCGGCCACTTCGTCTGCAAACTTTGTTCCTATAAAACTAATTTAAAAGCGAACTTTCAACTACACTGCAAAACGGACAAGCATCTGCAACGCCTGCAGCACGTGAACCACGTGAAGGAAGGCGGTCCGAGGAACGAATGGAAGCTGAAGTACTTGGCCTCACCCACCAGCGCCGCGCAATTGCGTTGTCACGCGTGCGACTATTACACTAACAGCGCTCATAAACTAGCCCTTCACGCTGCCTCCCCGAGACACGAGGCCGCCGCGCTCCTTCTTCGTCATCTGCTCGAGGCTAGTGCCAACGTGCCCACGCAAGGGAAACTTTATCATTGTGCTCTATGCGGGTTTAGCGCGAGGCACAGACTGCCGCTTCTGCAGCACGTCCGATCCCTCAGACACCTGCAAATGGAGCAACTGCATCAGCTCCATCGGCGGAGCGGCATCCAAGGCAACGAAACTCCGCACACTGACATCGGTGACGTTTTTCAAGTCGTCGGCGATCCTGATGCACCACCCGCGCAACAATCCAGTCCGACTACACCCACCACTCCCAACGCCACCAGTGTTAACAGTG AACGACGGGAGGATGGTAGCGACTGCGGTAACGAGGTAAAGCAAGAGCCGGACAACGATCAGGAAACGGAACAGGAACCGGACAACGATCACGAGGACGTCTCATGTCCGTATTGCACGTATCAGCCGACGTCTCGCGAGGAGTTGCGGCAGCATTTGCAGGTGGCTCATGTTCAAGACTCGGACGAGAAAACGGATACGGTAAAGGAAGAACCACCACCGGATTTACTATGTCCGTTGTGTCAAGATGGCTTCCGAGAGCGTTCCGCTCTCGAGAAGCATGTGATGCAAATCCATTCGGTGAATGCGGACGGTCTGCAACGGCTTCTTCTGTTGGTCGATCAGAGTCATTGGCTGAACAACAACCCGAGGAACACGTCGACGCCAGCGGTGACGACGCCAACGTCGCCGACGACCACCACGAAGCCGCCACAAGAGGATGACATCAACGAGCGCAGCGGTAACGATGAGATCGAGGAGATCACACGGTGCACCATTTGCGGGCGAATCTGCCGCTCCTTGGAAGAGCTGCAGCAACATCATCGAGAGACTCATCCGGCTACCACGCCCACGTTGGCGGTCAGCGAGAAGCACGTGTACAAGTATCGGTGTGGCCAGTGCAGCCTCGCGTTCAAGACTCTGGAGAAACTGCAGCAACACTCGCAGTATCACGCGATTAGGGACGCGACCAAGTGCGCGCTGTGCGGGCGATCGTTTCGTTCCGTGCAGGCGCTCCAGAGACATCTGGAGTCGACGCACGCGGATTTGCACGAGGAGGAGTTGGCGCAGTACAAGCAGAGTTTGTTGCACGCTCATCCGCTTCTTCAAGCGCTCACCGAGGAGAGTTTCCGAAGGCAGGGGAATTTGAGCGGGGAGCAGAGCGTGGAAGACGACACCAGCAAGGCTGAGGAAGAGGAGAGTGACGCGAGCGACTCGTCGCCGTTGCACAAGGAACAACGTCTTCTGGAGGATTATCTGAACAGCCAGCCGGTCGCCGAAGACTCCTATCATGATCCCGGGAGGAAGTTTAAATGTCATCGTTGCAAGCTCGCGTTCACGCGGCAGAGCTACCTGACCGGACACAACAAGACGCTGTTGCACCGCAAGGGAGAGAAGATGTCCTATCCGATGGAGAAGTACTTGGACCCGAACAGACCGTACAAATGTGACGTTTGCAAAGAGAGCTTCACTCAGAAGAATATACTGTTGGTTCATTATAACAGCGTGAGTCACCTGCATAAATTGAAGAGAGCCATGCAGGAGCAGGGTAACAATAACACGCTGATATCGGTCGTGCCGCCAGCCAGTCCCACAGAGTCGCCGGATTCGCAACAGGATCAAGATAAGAAGCCTTACAAGTGTAACATCTGTAAAGTGGCTTACTCGCAAGGCAGCACTTTGGACATTCATATGAGGAGCGTGCTGCATCAGACAAGAGCCAGCAAACTGCCAGATCTCGCTGCTAGTGGTCAATTAGACCTTGCGCGACCGTTGATCGAGCAACCGCCGCCATCCAGCCCGAACAGCCCACCTGTTAGCATGAACACCACTAGCACGGGAATGTTGTCTTGTCCGCGGTGCAGCGCTCTGTTCGTGAACCAGGAGCAGCTCGCCACGCATCAACAGCTCTATTGTATCTTCAGCAATCCGTTGGCATTGTTTCAACAATTGGCGGCGTCGCAGCAGCTCGTCCCATCTACGCCGGCTAAAACACCGCCGCCGACGTCTACGACCCCGGGGCCGCAACAACACATGCAGCAGAGCGTGCAACACGCTTCGCAGGCGACACAGGACATCCTGTCGCAGCCGCGTCACAAAACGTCGCAGATGTACAAGCATCTGTTGGAGAGCTTCGGGTTCGACCTTGTGATGCAGTTCAACGAGAACCATCAGAGACGTCAGCGTAAAGAAGAGGAGGCTGCTGCCGCGCTCCAGGCTCAGCAGGAACAGCAGAAACAAGAACAACAGAAGCAGGCTCTGGCTGCTCAAGCTGCTCGCGAGAAAGAGGAGGAGGCTGAAGAGCCTGCCGACGACGATGTCATACCGGAACTGACCAGAAGCACTTGCCAGCATTGCAACAAGGAGTTCAGCAGCGTTTGGGTGTTGAAGGCGCACTGCGAGGAGGTGCATCGCGATCTGGTGCCCCGCGAATTTCTCGAGAAGTACGCGCAACAGTTCAAGTGCGAGTACGAAAAGAAAAGCGTGGTGGTCACCGTCGCAACGTCGTCGTCTACGTCGTCCGCGCCCAGAAGCTCCACTCCCGCGACCGGTCAACCGCAAGATCTCAGCGCTGACAAAGAACAACGtgaaaaagaaaaggaggagATCGCTGAGAACAAAGAACGCATCAGCAAAACCCCGGAAGCCACCTCCACCACACCAGCAACGACGCCCGCGTTGAGCAACACGCCCGTGTCGAGCACCGATTCCACTACAGCCACCGTGTTACCTACCAATCAGACAATCCATtcgcaacaacaacagcagcaacaacagcagcagcagcaacaacaacaacagcagcagcaacagcaacaacaacaacaacaacacgctCAACTTACTCTGGCGCAACAGATGTCCGAGATGCAGGCTGCTTTGAATGCAATGGCGGCTTCGCAGTTGCAACAACAACTTCAGCAATATCCTGGATTGATGATGGGAATGATGGGTCTCCCGTTAGGGTTGAACGTTCCTGCTTTGGCTGCCATGAACCTCCAACCACCTCTGGTACCAATGATGCTGCCCCCACCGCCTTATGATGGCGCTGCCACCGCGTATCCACCGATCAACGCTCAAGCTGATCTTCTGGCTAAACAACATCTCGCTCTGCAACAGCAACAGGCAGCGGCT GCAAGCGCAGCTGCTTCCCAGAAACGTGCTCGCACTCGCATAACAGACGAACAGCTAAAAATCCTCCGAGCGCATTTCGATATTAATAACTCACCGGGCGAGGAGCAGATCCTAGACATGGCAGCGCAAAGTGGACTTCCACCGAAAGTGATCAAGCATTGGTTCCGAAACACGCTGTTCAAAGAACGCCAGCGCAACAAAGACAGCCCGTACAATTTCAACAATCCTCCGAGCACCACGTTGAATCTCGAGGAGTACGAGAAGACCGGGGAGGCGAAAGTAACTCCGTTAAATTCTAGCGTATCCGGTAGCAGTTCCTCGGACGATAAGAGCCCAAACAAGCAAGCGTCTCCACCCCCGTCGACGGCGATTGTCAACACATCTCAGACCAGCGAGATAAAGCAAGAGATACAAGAACAGCCGCAGTGTCACGTTCAACAGCAATCGCAGCACCAAGAAGAGCAACAACATCATTCACCTGGTAGCTCTGGTGGCCAGCAATCTCGGCCACATTCTCCAGCACTTAGTATGAGCTCCGTGTTCCCCATGCATCATGATGTCTCGTCACATTCGTCGACGACAACAAGCGCGCCGAGCACTCCCATGCTACCACCGAAACTGGGACCGCAGAGTTTCGCTAGTCCCAACCCTGGGCCAGGCGGTGTCGTGCCAGGCTCCATGACAGGATTAGCTCTAACACCTCAGAGATCTCTCAGCCCAGGTCGCGGACCGACTGATTATTCCTTTAGCGGAGGTTCTAACGGGAACAGCTCTTCGGGCAACAGTTCTGGCAAACGCGCGAATCGGACAAGATTCACCGATTACCAGATCAAGGTTCTCCAAGAGTTCTTCGAAAACAACGCGTACCCGAAGGACGACGACCTGGAGTATCTGAGCAAGCTCCTCGGCTTGAGTCCACGCGTGATCGTCGTTTGGTTTCAAAACGCTAGACAGAAGGCGCGCAAAGTATACGAAAATCAGCCAGCCGCGGAGCCAGTGACACCAGGCAACCGCGAAGGGGACGACGGATCCGGTCGCTTTCAAAGAACACCAGGCTTGAACTATCAGTGCAAGAAGTGTTTGCTGGTGTTCCAGAGATATTACGAGCTCATCAGACATCAGAAGACTCATTGTTTTAAAGAGGAGGACGCTAAGAGGAGTGCGCAAGCACAGGCTGCAGCGGCGCAAGTCGCCGCCGTTCTCAGTTCCGAGGACAGCAACAGTAGCTCAACAACAACCACCACGAATGTTACGTCCAACAACCCATCCGCTGCACCTGCTCTCACAGAACAATTGCAACAACCTCTGAACACCACCACGTCTCCTCACCATCAGCAACAGACGATGTCACAATCGCATCAGCAACCTCAACAGCAGATACAGCAGACTCAGTCGCAGTCCCAGTCGCAGTCCCAGTCGCAGTCTCAGTCGCAAGCCGAGTCTAAGGAGGGGAGTTTCCAGTGCGACAAATGCAACCTGATGTTCGGACGATTCGAACTGTGGCGCGAGCATCAGCTAGTACATATCATGAACCCGTCCCTGTTCCCACCCGCCTATCCGCCAGACTCACCCTTCGGAATCCTACAGCAACAAGCTTTGAACGCTACCACCGGCGTCGCGACCGAGACCCCTCATCCCTTAATCGCGATGATGCAGGATAGAAAACGAAAGTACGAAGACTTCGACGACGGGACAGGCGGCGAGTCTCGCTCGAACTCCGAGCACAGCGAGCAGCCGAAGGACAAGCGACTGCGCACGACGATACTCCCGGAACAATTGGATTATCTGTACCAGAAATATCAGGTCGAGTCGAATCCGTCGAGGAAGATGCTGGAGACGATCGCCCGGGAGGTCGGCCTGAAGAAACGCGTGGTCCAGGTGTGGTTCCAGAATACTCGAGCTCGCGAGCGGAAGGGCCAATTCCGCGCGCACAGCCAGGTGATCAACAAGCGGTGTCCGTTCTGTCCGGCCTTGTTCAAGGTAAAGTCCGCTCTGGAGTCGCATCTGAGCAGCAAGCATGCCGACCAGGTTGCCCGCGGTGAGGTGAACATCGACAACATCCCCGACGAGGAGCTTTCGATGGAATCCGCGCCCTCGAATCCGAGCACACCGAACATGATGCCTCCGCTGTTCCCGCCGTTCAACACCGACATGGAGGCCTCCCTGAAGAAGTACTACGAGGAGTCGATGAAACGATACATCAGCGAGCTGCAGGCCCACGCCAGCAACGGCAAGCAAGAAGCGTCGAACCACCAGAGTTCCGGGAACAACAGCGGCGAGTCCCCGTTGGATCTTAGCAAACCGGTCGATCTCAGTCGGCCGATGAAACTAAGCCTCGGCGGGTTGAGCAACCTCCTCGACGAACAGCACGGCATGCATTTCCGTGGCGGCAGCGATTGTGGTCCACTGACCGACCTCTCCGAACGGAGCATCTGCGACGACGACAGCATGAGCGAGACTACAGAATTCTTGGATGACGAAAGCGGACCCGCGAGTCCGGCCTCGAGCACACAGAGCTCGCGACAGGGGTCCGCTTCCGTGGGAACTGGAAGCGCTGCCGTCCCGGCGGTAACCGGTGCCGGCAGTGGAACCGGCCAATCCAGCGGCAAAAGGTATCGCACTCAGATGTCAGCGACTCAGGTAAAGGTGATGAAGTCGCTGTTCTCGGACTACAAGACACCAACCATGGCGGAATGCGAGATGCTCGGTCGCGAGATCGGCCTGCCGAAGCGTGTGGTACAG GTCGGTGGACAATTAGGAAGCAATGCAAATTCGGTAGATATCGCTCGGGGAAAGTTGATGGTTCGGCAAAGTATCGCTACTAAATCCTTCGATCCGGATCGGTGTGCACCAATGAGCCCTTGA